Within bacterium, the genomic segment GGCACATTGTCGACCGCGAGAAGCCCGCGGCCATATTTGCCTCCGCGCCGCCCTACACTGCTCTGCTGCTCGGAGTGCGGCTCAAGGCCCATGCCCACGTGCCGCTGGCGCTGGACTTCCGCGACCCCTGGCCGGCCGGATTTGCGCTGCCGCCGCGGCACCAGCGGACTGCTTTGCGACGGCTCCGCCGCTACCTCGTCGGCCACTCGGACCTCGTTCTGGCCGTTAATCACGGCACGGCACGAGCGGTCGGGCCACGCTGCGAGCTGCTGGAGAATGGTTTTGACCCGACCGACTTCGAAGTTGAGCCGGCCAAGCTCGATGGGTTCAGCGTCGTCCACGTCGGCAACCTCTGGCAAAATCAGGCCGAGGTCGCGTCCCTGGTCGCGGCCCTGCGGGCGCGGCCCGAGGCGAAGCTCTACCTGGCGGGCAGGGTGGACCGCGAGACCCAGCGCCGGTTCGAGCACGACCCGCAGGTGCGTCTGCTCGGCGTCCTGCCGCACAAAGAGGCCTGCGCGCTCATGAAAGGCGCGGGCGCACTGCTCTACATCGGCAAGCCCGCTCAGCCGGTCGGCATCAAGCTGTACGAGTACCTGGGTGCGACGCGGCCGATTGTCGTGTGGGGAGAAGGTTCGGAGGAGGCGGCACGGCTCGTGACCGAAGCCGGCGCGGGAGTTGCCTGCGGGATTGACGACGGGAAGCTGGCCGCAGCGCTGGACGACATGCAGAAGGACCCGGCGCGGTTCGCCCAGACGAGCCGGGACCGGTTCAACCGGCGCTCTC encodes:
- a CDS encoding glycosyltransferase, producing MRRLLVVAYYMPPLGLSGVMRVTKLCKFLPEAGWKPLILTVKPVAYYHYDPRLLDDLKSSRIYRTESVDPNRLLNLIRTKAKKLAPAMSHRLGAGPRRLNYLLFPDSKVGWLPFGSVAGRHIVDREKPAAIFASAPPYTALLLGVRLKAHAHVPLALDFRDPWPAGFALPPRHQRTALRRLRRYLVGHSDLVLAVNHGTARAVGPRCELLENGFDPTDFEVEPAKLDGFSVVHVGNLWQNQAEVASLVAALRARPEAKLYLAGRVDRETQRRFEHDPQVRLLGVLPHKEACALMKGAGALLYIGKPAQPVGIKLYEYLGATRPIVVWGEGSEEAARLVTEAGAGVACGIDDGKLAAALDDMQKDPARFAQTSRDRFNRRSQARWLADRLESLI